A section of the Stenotrophomonas sp. 364 genome encodes:
- the mgtE gene encoding magnesium transporter, with product MNQKDLLRPVADAAALSAPLASFNTADAVEFLNTLELSRAADTLAALPLPRAVKMLEQPELNRSGDLVALLPVARAAALLGLMADDRATDIVHELDEDERARLIPLLSADARQSIQQLLSYPAHTAGALMTTEFVSVPANWTVGRTLQHIREVERTRETVYAIYVLDPHTHTLVQVVTMRRLITGLPDEPILDVAQTNPPVTVDAMLDQEEVAQLIRRHDLLAIPVVDPAQHVLGIVTVDDILDALIEESTEDAHKFGGMEALEKPYMQIGFFGMIRKRAGWLSVLFLGEMLTASAMQHYEDELARAVVLTLFIPLIMSSGGNSGSQATSLLIRSLALRELRLRDWWKVALREIPTGLTLGAILGVLAMIRIVSWQLLGLHDYGQHWQLLALTIGAALVGIVTFGSLSGSMLPFILKRLGFDPASASAPFVATLVDVTGLVIYFSIAAMILRGTLL from the coding sequence ATGAACCAGAAAGACCTGCTGCGCCCGGTGGCCGATGCCGCCGCCCTGAGCGCACCCCTGGCCAGCTTCAACACCGCCGACGCGGTGGAATTCCTCAATACCCTGGAGCTGTCGCGCGCCGCCGACACCTTGGCGGCCTTGCCGTTGCCGCGCGCGGTGAAGATGCTCGAACAGCCCGAGCTCAACCGCAGTGGCGACCTGGTGGCGCTGCTGCCGGTGGCCCGTGCCGCCGCGCTGCTGGGCCTGATGGCCGACGACCGTGCCACCGACATCGTCCATGAGCTGGACGAGGACGAACGCGCGCGCCTGATCCCGCTGCTCAGCGCCGACGCCCGCCAGTCCATCCAGCAGCTGCTCAGCTACCCCGCGCACACCGCTGGTGCGCTGATGACCACCGAGTTCGTCAGCGTGCCGGCCAACTGGACCGTCGGCCGCACCCTGCAGCACATCCGCGAAGTCGAGCGCACCCGCGAAACCGTCTACGCCATCTACGTGCTCGACCCGCACACCCACACCCTGGTGCAGGTGGTGACCATGCGCCGCCTGATCACCGGCCTGCCCGACGAGCCCATCCTCGACGTGGCCCAGACCAACCCGCCGGTCACCGTCGATGCCATGCTCGACCAGGAAGAAGTGGCCCAGCTGATCCGCCGCCACGACCTGCTCGCCATCCCCGTGGTGGACCCGGCCCAGCACGTGCTCGGCATCGTCACCGTGGACGACATCCTGGATGCCCTCATCGAGGAATCCACCGAAGACGCGCACAAGTTCGGCGGCATGGAAGCGCTGGAAAAGCCGTACATGCAGATCGGCTTCTTCGGCATGATCCGCAAGCGCGCCGGCTGGCTCAGCGTGCTGTTCCTGGGCGAAATGCTCACCGCCAGCGCCATGCAGCACTACGAGGACGAGCTGGCCCGCGCGGTCGTGCTCACCCTGTTCATTCCGCTGATCATGAGCTCGGGCGGCAACTCCGGCTCCCAGGCCACCTCCCTGCTGATCCGCAGCCTCGCTCTGCGCGAACTGCGCCTGCGCGACTGGTGGAAAGTGGCGCTGCGCGAAATCCCCACCGGCCTCACCCTCGGCGCCATCCTGGGCGTGCTGGCGATGATCCGCATCGTCTCCTGGCAGCTGCTCGGCCTGCACGATTACGGCCAGCACTGGCAGCTGCTCGCCCTCACCATCGGCGCGGCGCTGGTGGGCATCGTCACCTTCGGCTCGCTGTCCGGCTCGATGCTGCCCTTCATCCTCAAACGCCTCGGCTTCGACCCCGCCAGCGCCTCGGCCCCGTTCGTCGCCACCCTCGTGGACGTCACCGGCCTGGTCATCTACTTCAGCATCGCCGCGATGATCCTGCGCGGCACGTTGTTGTAG
- a CDS encoding MFS transporter, with the protein MSRGIPLALLALTLGAYAIGTTEFVIVGLIPTIAADLGVSLPSAGLLVSLYALGVAVGAPVLTALTGRVPRKTLLVALMVLFTLGNVIAWMAPGYGALIVARVLTGLAHGVFFSIGSIIATSVVPKEKAASAIAIMFTGLTVALVTGVPLGTFIGQHLGWRATFLAVAALGVIALIGSLLFVPRNLQRSEPATFGQQLSVLAQPRLLLVYAITALGYGGTFLSFTYLASILQDVTGFSANAVSGVLLVYGVSVAIGNLWGGRLADRRGPIPALKLIFGLLAAVLFVLTFTAYTTWLVLLTVLALGAVAFGNVPGLQVYVVKQAQRFAPQATDVASGLNIAAFNVGIALGASLGGLVVDHFGLMHTPWLGALVVLGALGLTVLSGRLDRRDGVADRADGIAVGAH; encoded by the coding sequence ATGTCCCGTGGTATTCCCTTGGCCCTGCTGGCGCTCACCCTCGGTGCGTATGCCATCGGCACCACCGAATTCGTCATCGTCGGGTTGATCCCGACCATCGCCGCCGACCTGGGCGTGTCCCTGCCCTCGGCCGGCCTGCTGGTCTCGCTGTACGCCCTGGGCGTGGCGGTCGGCGCACCGGTGCTCACCGCGCTCACCGGCCGGGTGCCACGCAAGACACTGCTGGTCGCGTTGATGGTGCTGTTCACGCTGGGCAATGTGATTGCGTGGATGGCACCCGGCTATGGCGCGCTGATCGTGGCGCGGGTCCTCACCGGCCTGGCGCACGGCGTGTTCTTCTCGATCGGGTCGATCATCGCCACCTCGGTGGTGCCCAAGGAAAAGGCGGCCAGCGCGATCGCGATCATGTTCACCGGGCTCACCGTGGCGCTGGTTACCGGCGTGCCGCTGGGCACCTTCATCGGCCAGCACCTGGGCTGGCGCGCCACCTTCCTGGCGGTGGCCGCGCTCGGCGTGATCGCGCTGATCGGCAGCCTGCTGTTCGTGCCGCGCAACCTGCAGCGCAGCGAGCCGGCCACGTTCGGCCAGCAGCTGTCGGTGCTGGCCCAGCCGCGCCTGCTACTGGTGTATGCGATCACCGCACTGGGCTACGGCGGCACCTTCCTGTCGTTCACCTACCTGGCCTCGATCCTGCAGGACGTCACCGGTTTTTCGGCCAATGCGGTCAGCGGCGTGCTGCTGGTGTACGGCGTGTCGGTGGCGATCGGCAATCTGTGGGGCGGCCGCCTGGCCGATCGCCGCGGCCCGATCCCGGCGCTGAAGCTGATCTTCGGCCTGCTGGCGGCCGTGCTGTTCGTGCTCACCTTCACCGCCTACACCACCTGGCTGGTGCTGCTGACCGTGCTGGCCCTGGGTGCGGTGGCGTTCGGCAACGTGCCGGGGCTGCAGGTGTACGTGGTCAAGCAGGCGCAGCGCTTTGCCCCGCAGGCCACCGACGTGGCGTCGGGCCTGAACATCGCCGCGTTCAACGTCGGCATCGCGCTCGGCGCCTCGCTGGGCGGGCTGGTGGTGGACCATTTCGGCCTGATGCACACCCCGTGGCTGGGTGCGCTGGTGGTGCTGGGCGCGTTGGGCCTGACCGTGCTGAGTGGCCGCCTGGATCGCCGCGATGGCGTGGCGGATCGCGCCGACGGCATCGCCGTGGGCGCGCATTGA
- the dkgB gene encoding 2,5-didehydrogluconate reductase DkgB yields MSIPAFGLGTFRLKGQTVIDSVRNALDVGYRAVDTAQIYDNEAEVGQAIAESGVARDDLFLTTKVWIANFSHDALLDSLRESLRKLRTDHVELTLIHWPSPKDAVPMAEYLGALAEAKSLGLTRQIGISNFTIDLTRQAIAILGADAIATNQIEVHPHLQNRALIAFLKEQGIHVTAYMSLAYGEVLKDPVIQSIAERHQATAAQVALAWALQQGFAVIPSSTKRENLASNLLAADLHLSDADMAQIATLDRGQRLANPDGIAPAWD; encoded by the coding sequence ATGAGCATTCCCGCATTCGGCCTCGGCACCTTCCGCCTGAAGGGCCAGACCGTCATCGACTCGGTCCGCAACGCATTGGACGTGGGCTACCGCGCCGTCGACACCGCGCAGATCTACGACAACGAGGCCGAGGTTGGCCAGGCCATCGCTGAATCCGGCGTGGCCCGCGATGATCTGTTTCTGACCACCAAGGTGTGGATCGCCAACTTCAGCCACGACGCGCTGCTGGACAGCCTGCGCGAGAGCCTGCGCAAGCTGCGCACCGACCACGTCGAGCTGACCCTGATCCACTGGCCCTCGCCCAAGGATGCGGTGCCGATGGCCGAGTACCTGGGCGCCTTGGCCGAAGCGAAGTCGCTGGGCCTGACCCGCCAGATCGGCATCTCCAACTTCACCATCGACCTGACCCGCCAGGCCATCGCGATCCTGGGCGCCGATGCCATCGCCACCAACCAGATCGAAGTCCACCCCCACCTGCAGAACCGCGCCCTGATCGCGTTCCTGAAGGAACAGGGCATCCACGTGACCGCCTACATGAGCCTGGCCTACGGCGAAGTGCTCAAGGACCCGGTGATCCAGTCGATCGCCGAACGCCACCAGGCCACCGCGGCCCAGGTGGCGCTGGCGTGGGCGCTGCAGCAGGGTTTCGCGGTGATCCCCTCTTCCACCAAGCGCGAGAACCTGGCCAGCAACCTGCTCGCCGCCGACCTGCACCTGAGCGATGCGGACATGGCGCAGATCGCCACGCTGGACCGCGGCCAGCGGCTGGCCAACCCGGACGGGATTGCGCCGGCCTGGGATTAA
- a CDS encoding alpha/beta fold hydrolase → MTDRLPLLLLPGLLNDAELWRAQIADLSDIADCIVGDQTRGETMQAVVDDVLAQAPERFALAGFSLGGFVAQQILRTAPERVLRLALIDTSIHADSPERAAQRQSQRASVRLPGTFHGFGDKLMRSYIDASRLDDYVLVQRVRDMTARLGADVFLRQSALERGDGHDVLAGFRDPLLIVCGANDRITPLPISEEMHALVPGSTLVVLPDCGHLAPMEKPEEVSAAMRAWLQA, encoded by the coding sequence ATGACCGACCGCCTCCCCCTGCTGCTGCTCCCCGGCCTGCTCAACGACGCTGAACTCTGGCGTGCGCAGATCGCCGACCTGTCCGATATCGCGGACTGCATCGTAGGCGACCAGACCCGGGGCGAGACGATGCAGGCCGTGGTCGACGACGTGCTGGCGCAGGCGCCTGAGCGTTTCGCCCTGGCAGGTTTCTCGCTCGGCGGCTTCGTCGCCCAGCAGATCCTGCGCACCGCACCGGAGCGTGTGCTGCGGCTTGCGTTGATCGACACCTCGATCCACGCCGACTCGCCCGAGCGCGCCGCCCAGCGCCAGTCGCAGCGTGCCAGCGTGCGCCTGCCCGGCACCTTCCACGGCTTTGGCGACAAGCTGATGCGCAGCTACATCGACGCCTCGCGGCTGGATGACTACGTGCTGGTGCAGCGCGTGCGTGACATGACCGCGCGGCTGGGTGCTGATGTATTCCTGCGCCAGAGCGCGCTGGAACGAGGTGATGGCCACGACGTACTGGCCGGCTTCCGCGATCCGCTGTTGATCGTGTGCGGCGCCAACGACCGCATCACCCCGCTGCCGATCAGCGAGGAGATGCATGCGCTGGTGCCAGGCTCCACGCTGGTGGTGCTGCCCGATTGCGGGCACCTGGCGCCGATGGAGAAACCGGAAGAAGTCAGCGCCGCGATGCGTGCGTGGTTGCAGGCCTGA
- a CDS encoding methyl-accepting chemotaxis protein, whose amino-acid sequence MTSSAPARPRALSLQFKLLGALSLGLVIIVLAALAGLGSAWRNLSTDVPVEVARKAQAELLQREFRLQVQEWKNVLIRGADDALRTRHLAAFDAEGRRIADLAGGLASSRDEQTRTLAHQFLTEHRALEARYRGALEAFAASGYDTQAGDALVRGADRSVGTTLDALAARANERAEFETNATSERARAALVASAIVTALAAVVLLGVLALWLRRSVIAPVIAVEAAARAVARGDLEHPVAVHSRDEIGRLGTAMGEVTQTLKAVLAAQAVMAQRHEAGQISYRMDADALPGAYGQMVRENNALVANHIQVKLRAIEIMGHYAVGDLSVDMERLPGEKAVITQALDTAKANLGAINAEIKRLAAAAAMGDFSQRGDERRYQHDFGEMVGGLNRLMQTTEQDLGEVSRVLQAIAGGDLSARMHGDFHGVFARMRDDMARTTGQLTTIVGDIKRAAQSIQTAAGEIAAGNSDLSQRTEQQAANLEETAASMEELTSTVRQNAEHARQANQLSISAASVASQGGEVVGQVVQTMGAIETSSKKIAEIISVIDGIAFQTNILALNAAVEAARAGEQGRGFAVVASEVRTLAQRSAGAAKEIKSLIDASVGDVATGARLVHQAGQTMGEIVTGVQRVTDIMAEISAASQEQSAGIEQVNQTVVHMDEATQQNAALVEEASAAARSMEEQAVALNDAVDVFVLDAGRAPAPGLARAA is encoded by the coding sequence ATGACGTCCTCCGCACCGGCGCGTCCACGCGCCCTGAGTCTTCAGTTCAAACTGCTGGGCGCGCTGTCGCTTGGCTTGGTGATCATCGTGCTGGCCGCGTTGGCCGGGCTGGGTTCGGCCTGGCGGAACCTGTCGACCGACGTGCCCGTCGAGGTCGCCCGCAAGGCGCAGGCCGAGCTGCTGCAGCGTGAATTCCGCCTGCAGGTGCAGGAGTGGAAGAACGTATTGATCCGGGGGGCAGACGATGCACTGCGCACGCGCCACCTGGCCGCGTTCGATGCGGAAGGACGCCGCATTGCAGACCTGGCCGGTGGGCTCGCCAGCAGCCGCGACGAGCAGACGCGTACGCTCGCCCATCAGTTCCTGACCGAGCATCGTGCCCTGGAGGCGCGCTACCGCGGTGCGCTGGAGGCGTTTGCGGCCAGTGGATACGATACGCAGGCCGGCGATGCGCTGGTGCGCGGTGCCGACCGCAGCGTCGGAACCACACTGGACGCGCTGGCGGCACGCGCCAACGAACGTGCCGAGTTCGAAACCAATGCCACCTCCGAGCGTGCACGCGCCGCGCTGGTGGCATCGGCGATCGTCACGGCGCTGGCGGCGGTGGTACTGCTGGGGGTGCTGGCACTGTGGCTGCGCCGCTCGGTGATCGCCCCGGTGATCGCGGTGGAAGCGGCCGCCCGTGCGGTCGCACGCGGCGATCTGGAGCATCCGGTGGCGGTGCACAGCCGCGACGAAATCGGCCGCCTCGGCACGGCCATGGGTGAGGTCACCCAGACCCTCAAGGCGGTACTGGCCGCTCAGGCGGTGATGGCGCAGCGCCATGAGGCTGGCCAGATCAGCTACCGGATGGATGCCGACGCGCTGCCCGGCGCGTATGGCCAGATGGTGCGCGAGAACAATGCGCTGGTGGCCAACCACATCCAGGTGAAACTGCGCGCGATCGAGATCATGGGCCACTACGCGGTCGGTGATCTGTCGGTGGACATGGAACGCCTGCCCGGCGAGAAGGCGGTGATCACCCAGGCGCTGGATACGGCCAAGGCCAACCTGGGTGCGATCAATGCCGAGATCAAGCGATTGGCGGCCGCCGCCGCGATGGGCGATTTCAGCCAGCGGGGCGATGAACGGCGCTACCAGCACGACTTCGGCGAGATGGTGGGCGGCCTCAACCGGCTGATGCAGACCACCGAGCAGGACCTGGGCGAAGTGTCGCGCGTACTGCAGGCAATCGCCGGCGGTGACCTCAGCGCGCGCATGCACGGCGACTTCCACGGTGTGTTCGCCCGCATGCGCGATGACATGGCCCGCACCACCGGTCAGCTGACCACGATCGTCGGCGACATCAAGCGTGCCGCGCAGTCGATCCAGACCGCCGCCGGCGAAATCGCCGCGGGCAACAGCGACCTGTCCCAGCGCACCGAACAGCAGGCCGCCAACCTGGAAGAAACCGCCGCGTCGATGGAGGAACTCACCTCCACTGTGCGCCAGAACGCCGAGCATGCGCGACAGGCCAACCAGCTCTCGATCAGCGCCGCATCGGTGGCTTCGCAGGGCGGTGAGGTGGTCGGTCAGGTGGTGCAGACCATGGGCGCGATTGAAACCTCGTCGAAGAAGATCGCCGAGATCATTTCGGTGATCGACGGCATCGCATTCCAGACCAACATCCTGGCGCTCAACGCGGCGGTGGAGGCGGCGCGGGCCGGCGAACAGGGCCGCGGCTTTGCGGTGGTGGCCAGCGAAGTGCGCACGCTGGCGCAGCGCTCGGCCGGCGCGGCCAAGGAAATCAAGTCGCTGATCGACGCCTCGGTCGGCGATGTCGCCACCGGCGCGCGTCTGGTGCACCAGGCCGGGCAGACCATGGGCGAGATCGTCACCGGCGTGCAGCGGGTGACCGACATCATGGCCGAGATCTCTGCCGCATCGCAGGAGCAGTCGGCCGGTATCGAACAGGTCAACCAGACCGTGGTGCACATGGACGAAGCCACCCAGCAGAACGCCGCCCTGGTGGAAGAGGCGTCGGCGGCGGCACGCAGCATGGAAGAACAGGCGGTGGCATTGAACGATGCCGTGGACGTGTTCGTGCTGGATGCCGGGCGCGCGCCGGCGCCGGGGCTGGCGCGCGCGGCGTGA
- a CDS encoding LysR substrate-binding domain-containing protein: protein MKTTLDEMQAFIAVIDSGSITAAAETLGQTTSGVSRALGRLEEKLGTTLLTRTTRRLQLTEEGDAFLAHARAIVASVEAAEEQLAARRDRPAGRLRVDAAMPFVLHAIAPLVASYRARYPDVVLELNSSERYIDLLERRTDVAIRIGPLADSTLHARPLAHSRLRVLASPGYLQEHGTPASVADLRTHTLLGFNEPDSLNHWPLPGDTDALLHVRPAMAVSSGETLRALALEGVGIVCLSDFMTHRDRQDGRLVQLLPAHTVEVRQPIHAVYYRNTAVSARISSFLDHLAAAMVGDPYVH, encoded by the coding sequence ATGAAAACCACCCTCGACGAAATGCAGGCCTTCATTGCGGTGATCGACAGCGGTTCGATCACCGCCGCCGCCGAAACCCTGGGCCAGACCACCTCCGGGGTGAGCCGCGCGCTGGGCCGGCTGGAAGAGAAGCTGGGCACCACGCTGCTGACCCGCACAACCCGGCGCCTGCAGCTCACCGAAGAGGGCGATGCGTTCCTGGCCCACGCCCGCGCGATCGTGGCGTCCGTGGAAGCGGCCGAAGAGCAGCTCGCTGCTCGCCGCGACCGACCGGCGGGGCGGTTGCGCGTGGATGCGGCGATGCCCTTCGTGCTGCACGCGATCGCGCCGCTGGTGGCGAGCTACCGCGCGCGGTATCCGGACGTGGTGCTGGAACTCAACAGCAGCGAGCGCTACATCGACCTGCTGGAACGGCGCACCGACGTGGCGATCCGGATCGGGCCGCTGGCCGATTCCACCCTGCATGCGCGGCCGCTGGCCCATAGCCGCCTGCGCGTGCTGGCCAGCCCGGGCTACCTGCAGGAGCACGGCACGCCGGCCAGCGTGGCCGACCTGCGCACGCACACGCTGCTGGGCTTCAATGAGCCGGATTCGCTCAACCACTGGCCGCTGCCCGGCGACACCGACGCGCTTCTGCATGTGCGCCCGGCGATGGCGGTATCCAGCGGCGAAACGTTGCGCGCGCTGGCCCTGGAAGGGGTGGGAATCGTCTGCCTGTCCGACTTCATGACCCACCGCGACCGCCAGGACGGCCGCCTGGTGCAGTTGCTGCCGGCGCACACCGTGGAGGTGCGGCAGCCGATCCACGCGGTGTACTACCGCAACACCGCGGTGTCGGCGCGGATCAGCTCGTTCCTGGACCACCTGGCGGCGGCGATGGTGGGCGACCCCTACGTGCACTGA
- a CDS encoding bifunctional acetate--CoA ligase family protein/GNAT family N-acetyltransferase, translated as MSTYHLQSVFRPQSVAVIGGSPRERSAGRAVMRNLRSTGFPGKVAWINPRYSDIDGIRTVKRLKDLDWVPELVVITAPASIVPQVVATAAERGVAAAIILTANLGQGPGSLAEQVETAARAKGLRILGPHCLGVIAPHARLNASIAAHFPQAGDLALISESSAIAAALVEWGVARSVGFSAVVSLGDTLDVDFGDLLDYFATDYRTRAILLYVEHIGDARKFMSAARAAARAKPVVVVKSGRHIRINPDADTHVQALASADAVYGAAFNRAGLLRVGALDELFTAAETLGRLGTFPGRRLAILSNGGGVGRLAVDQLLALRGSLAELSPATVAQLDSVLPQGWSRSNPVDIVVDADGERYAAAIDALMSDSENDAVLVVNVPTAFTSSADAAQALTRTLGLRPRHHRDKPVFAVWLGNDDRATATLNAARVPTYPTEAEAVRGFQHLVRYRDAQAALMETPPSLPEDFVVDTTTARALVEAALAAGQQWLDPIATHQLLTAYGIPSAPVMQARDAREAMELAQPLLEQGATVAVKVFSADIPHKSDVDGVRLNLGSLQAVHAAATSIIARAHEKRPDARIDGVLVQPTIVRPKARELIAGIADDPTFGPVIVFGRGGTAVEVIDDKALALPPLDLRLSHELIGRTRVSRILKAYRDVPAADERAVALILVKLAQLAADIPEIRSLDINPLLADRDGVIALDARVAIAPSRKLHKGRGHPRFAVFPYPKEWERTITLSDGAPAFVRPVRPEDDALFRAFFARVTDDDLRLRFFQSVKHFSHEFIARLTQLDYARSIALVAIDPRSGDMLGAVRLHADADYDRGEYGILIRSDLKGHGIGWRLMAIMIEYAKWLGLNIVEGQVLRENSTMLAMCQSLGFKTRLDPDDSTVMVVTLPVQEVQVPDVPDTATH; from the coding sequence ATGAGCACCTACCACCTGCAATCCGTTTTCCGCCCGCAATCGGTTGCCGTCATCGGCGGCAGCCCGCGCGAACGCTCCGCCGGCCGCGCCGTCATGCGCAACCTGCGCAGCACCGGCTTCCCCGGCAAGGTGGCCTGGATCAACCCCCGCTACAGCGACATCGACGGCATCCGCACCGTCAAACGCCTCAAGGACCTCGACTGGGTCCCCGAACTGGTCGTCATCACCGCGCCGGCCAGCATCGTGCCCCAGGTCGTGGCCACCGCCGCCGAACGTGGCGTGGCCGCCGCCATCATCCTCACTGCCAACCTCGGCCAGGGCCCCGGCTCGCTGGCCGAGCAGGTGGAAACCGCCGCCCGCGCCAAGGGCCTGCGCATCCTCGGCCCGCACTGCCTGGGCGTCATCGCCCCGCACGCGCGCTTGAACGCCAGCATCGCCGCGCATTTCCCGCAGGCCGGCGACCTGGCGCTGATCTCCGAATCCAGCGCCATCGCCGCGGCCCTGGTCGAATGGGGCGTGGCGCGCTCGGTCGGCTTCTCCGCGGTCGTCTCGCTCGGCGACACCCTCGACGTCGACTTCGGTGACCTGCTCGACTACTTCGCCACCGACTACCGCACCCGCGCCATCCTGCTCTACGTCGAACACATCGGAGACGCGCGCAAGTTCATGTCGGCCGCGCGTGCCGCCGCACGTGCCAAGCCGGTGGTGGTGGTCAAATCCGGCCGCCACATCCGCATCAACCCCGATGCCGACACCCACGTGCAGGCGCTGGCCAGCGCCGACGCCGTGTACGGCGCGGCCTTCAACCGCGCCGGCCTGCTGCGCGTGGGGGCACTGGACGAACTGTTCACCGCCGCCGAAACGCTTGGCCGCCTCGGTACCTTCCCCGGCCGCCGGCTGGCCATCCTCAGCAACGGCGGCGGGGTAGGGCGCCTGGCCGTGGACCAGCTGCTGGCCCTGCGCGGCAGCCTGGCCGAGTTGTCGCCGGCCACCGTGGCGCAGCTGGACAGCGTGCTGCCGCAGGGCTGGTCGCGCAGCAACCCGGTCGACATCGTGGTCGACGCCGATGGTGAGCGCTATGCCGCCGCCATCGACGCGCTGATGTCCGACAGCGAAAACGATGCCGTGCTGGTGGTCAACGTGCCCACCGCGTTCACCTCCTCGGCCGACGCCGCCCAAGCCCTCACCCGCACGCTGGGCCTGCGCCCGCGCCACCACCGCGACAAACCCGTGTTCGCGGTCTGGCTCGGCAACGATGACCGCGCCACCGCCACGCTCAACGCCGCGCGTGTGCCCACCTATCCCACCGAAGCCGAGGCCGTGCGCGGCTTCCAGCACCTGGTGCGTTACCGCGACGCGCAGGCCGCGCTGATGGAAACCCCGCCCAGCCTGCCCGAAGATTTCGTGGTCGATACCACCACCGCGCGCGCGCTGGTCGAGGCGGCGCTGGCGGCCGGGCAGCAGTGGCTGGACCCGATCGCCACCCACCAGCTGCTCACCGCCTATGGCATTCCGTCGGCGCCGGTGATGCAGGCCCGCGACGCGCGCGAGGCCATGGAGCTGGCCCAGCCGCTGCTGGAGCAGGGCGCCACCGTGGCGGTGAAGGTGTTTTCCGCCGACATCCCGCACAAGTCCGACGTGGACGGCGTGCGCCTCAACCTCGGCTCGCTGCAGGCGGTGCATGCGGCGGCCACCTCGATCATCGCGCGCGCGCATGAGAAGCGCCCCGATGCCCGCATCGACGGCGTGCTGGTGCAGCCCACCATCGTGCGCCCCAAGGCGCGCGAGCTGATCGCCGGCATCGCCGACGACCCCACCTTCGGACCGGTGATCGTGTTCGGCCGCGGCGGTACCGCCGTCGAAGTGATCGACGACAAGGCGCTTGCGCTGCCGCCGCTGGACCTGCGCCTGTCGCACGAGCTGATCGGCCGCACCCGCGTCTCGCGCATCCTCAAGGCCTACCGCGACGTGCCGGCGGCCGATGAGCGCGCCGTGGCGCTGATCCTGGTCAAGCTGGCGCAGCTGGCCGCCGACATTCCCGAGATCCGCAGCCTGGACATCAACCCGCTGCTCGCCGACCGTGACGGGGTGATCGCGCTCGATGCACGCGTGGCCATCGCGCCCTCGCGCAAACTGCACAAGGGCCGTGGCCATCCGCGCTTTGCGGTGTTCCCGTATCCCAAGGAATGGGAACGCACCATTACCCTGTCCGACGGCGCGCCGGCCTTCGTGCGCCCGGTACGGCCGGAAGACGATGCGCTGTTCCGCGCGTTCTTCGCCCGCGTCACCGACGACGACCTGCGCCTGCGTTTCTTCCAGTCGGTGAAGCACTTCAGCCATGAATTCATCGCGCGCCTGACCCAGCTCGATTACGCCCGGTCGATCGCGCTGGTGGCCATCGACCCGCGCAGCGGCGACATGCTCGGCGCGGTGCGCCTGCACGCCGACGCCGACTACGACCGCGGCGAGTACGGCATCCTGATCCGCTCGGATCTCAAAGGACACGGCATCGGCTGGCGGCTGATGGCGATCATGATCGAGTACGCCAAGTGGCTGGGCCTGAACATTGTCGAAGGGCAGGTGCTGCGCGAGAACAGCACCATGCTGGCGATGTGCCAGAGCCTGGGCTTCAAGACCAGGCTGGACCCGGACGACTCCACGGTCATGGTGGTGACCTTGCCGGTGCAGGAGGTGCAGGTGCCGGACGTGCCAGATACCGCAACGCACTGA